TTTTTTTCATTCTGTTTATCTATACTTATTTAATGATAATAAAAGATATCCGTACAAGCAAGCTTATACGGATATTTTCTACTACAATATATTTATTAATCTTATTATATTTTCTGCAGTCTTTTCAATATTTTCCGGACCTTTTGCTAGAGCTTCTTCTATAGGACTAACACCCTTCATAATTCCGAATATGGCATCAATGCCTTTTTCATATACCGGTTCAATTCCTTCGCCAATTCTACCAGCTAAAGCTATAACAGGCTTATTGTACTTTTTAGCTACAATTGCAACCCCAAGAGGAGTTTTACCATATTGAGTTTGGAAGTCTATACTTCCTTCTCCTGTCCAAACCATATCAGCAGCCTGAACTTTTTCTTCAAGCTTTGAGTACTCTATAACCATATCTATACCCTTCTTAAGAGTACCGTTTAAAAAGGCCATAAGACCAGCACCAAGCCCCCCTGCTGCCCCAGCACCAGGAGTTTCTAAAACATCTTTGCCAAGCTGTTCTTTTATAACTGACGCATAATGACTTAAATTATTATCTAAAGCTTCAACCATTTCAGGAGTAGCACCCTTTTGCGGTCCAAACACTCTTGATGCTCCTTTTTCTCCACAAAGTGGATTTGTAACGTCGCAGGCAACTTCTATGGAGACTTCCTTTAGTCTTGCATCAAAACTTGATAAATCTATCTTTGCTACCTTCCCTAGTTCTCCACCCCCAAAGCCAATTTCTTTTCCTTCCTTGTCTAGAAGCATTCCGCCTAATGCTTGAACAACCCCAACACCACCGTCATTAGTGGCACTTCCGCCTATTCCTATTAAAAGCTTTTTAACTCCATGATCTAGACAAGCTTTAATTAACTGACCCGTACCATAAGTTGTTGTTATTAAAGGGTTTCTTATTTCAGGCGGAACCAAATGAATTCCACTTGCGCTGGCCATTTCAAGTATTCCAGTTTCACCGTCGCCAAGAATACCATACTTCGCTTCTACTTCATTGCCAAGCGGTCCAACTACCTTTAGTGAATATACTTTACCTTCAGTTGCATCTACTAAAGACTGCATAGTTCCTTCTCCACCATCAGCCATTGGTACATGTATGCAAGTTATGCTGCTGCTAGCCTTTTTTATCCCTTTTTCCATAGCCTCGCAAGCCTCTTTTGCAGTCATGCTTTCCTTAAAGGAATCCGGCGCCAATACAATAACAAAATCTTTTTTCATTGCTTATCCCCCCTATATTTATAGAAAGATTACTATTTTCCTGCCTTATATAATACATAATAATATTTTTATTATATTACTAATACTGTCTATTTAATGTATTTTTTTGTTCAAATGCACAATTTTAAATTTAGAAACAAAAACAACTGCAGATTTTTTTCTACAGTTGTTTTTGTTTCTAACAGTTATCGGCTTTTCACAGACTGTTTGTTTGAGCTTTGTGCTTGCTGCTGATTATTTTGGATACTTTCCAAAGATGCCTGCTGAGCTGCAATAACCAGCATAAGTGCCCCTACAGCAGTAATAAAATTTCCAAGCACATTTACTTCATCCGCTGTTCTATCGCTTGAAAGTATCAAAGCAACAGCATTAGCAAGTATAGTAAGCTCACCTGGAGAAACAGAGTTCGTAAATCCCATTTAGCCTCAATCCTTGAATTAACTTGTTATAATATATTAAATGCAAAATGGTGCATATTTGTTAATCCAACAAAAATCTATAATTTACTTTAATTTTATAGATTTATATATAAAATATGCTATTGTGCCAAATATAACGCTTAGTTCCACAAATATAAAAGCCGGCCCCATTGGAAAGTGATTATTAAAAGCTCCCTGAATAATGCTCCATTGGAGATATACAAACAAATAGACCAATTCAGCTTTTAAAAAAATTATCATCTTTCTTGCATTTTTATATTGAGCTTCTACATTTTTTTCCGTTATTTCTCTAGCATAACTATATATCTCTGGATACTTTTCCAAGAGAGATAGTAAAGAGTATAAAATCATTAATATTATCGGTATTGGCAGCAGAGTGCCGCGCCCACCCCATCCATCTGGATTTCCCTCAATGTTAAAATGTGTTGCAAACCTAACCGGCAGCTTGCTCCAATAAACAGCTGGCAAAATCACGTTTATGATTATTCCTAAAGCTGCAACAATTTCAATCAGCTTTTCCAATCTAGTAAACGGTATTTTAAGTTTAGGATTTTTATACCCATTTACATTATACATTTTTTAATCCCCCATCTGTAATATTATATTAATATATTACCATACGTTGAATATATTTACAAAATACATTCCTTACATATTTCTTACTCTATAGTCTTTATACCTTAAAATAAATACCGCTGGCTTAATCTAAACAGCGGTATTAAAACATATATCTATTAATTTATATAACAGCTACTTCTCCCTCAAAGCTATGTCGGTTCATATCCTTGTTAAGCTTACATATAATTTTTCTTATACTATCCTCAGACAAGTTATATTTACTTACAAGCTCATATACTGTAAAGCCTTCTTTATAAAATCTGTATATTTCAGCATTTCTTTTCTTAATGCTTTCTCTAGTCCCATTATTTTCGCCCCAACCCTTTCTCTCCGTATCTAAGGTTGGTATATAAACTAATTCACCCTGTATATATTTCTGAAGCTCCTTCAGTAACTCCGCAGGTAAAATTTCCTTTCCGTTTTTGTACTGCAATTGTTTGCCCTCCCTAAACTCACTACTTCACCTTTATTTACTACCTCATAAAATCCCTTAAAAACTTGATTAATCATTATTACTCCTCCTTTTTGTCGGAGCACGGAGCAATTAAAGATTGCTCGTTAAAGTCCATTCAGGACTTTAACCTCCTTATAAATATTTAAATATTTAAACATATAAATATATGTTTATTTAACAACGCAAAAGTCCCGCAGAAGGTAACCATCTGCGGGATAAATAACTTGCAGCTTTACTACAAGATTATCTTTAAAAAAAGACATTAAAAAAACAGGACATCTTCCTGCTGTTTCATAAAATCATATACGAAAATTCAGATGATGGTTAATATTTTACCCAATATTTAGTTAGTAATCGTAAACCTCTAGTATTGTAATCATTATTAACCCCACCTCTCATCACATCTTGTTTCTTGAATAATTTTCCTCTAATTATATAATATAGAAACATACTATTATTGTCAACCATAAATATTCACCTCTATAAATCCCTCTGTTAAAGAGGAGGTTTTTAGGCCTCCTCAGCTTATACTTTGTATTTAGGCTCTAAGCCACCTCTTAGTTATGATCAAAACAATCAACTCCTTTACTACCATATTGACCGGTCAAGTTTATTATCCCATAAATATCCTTTTACTCTCAAGGTAAAGAATAGTTATAATTAATTTTTCCCAAAAAAATCAGCTCTTCTATCTGAAGAGCTGACTATAAGTCTTAGTGCTTTTTATAAAGTTTTGTTTTCTATTTCTTCTCTGATTTTTGAAATAAACTCATATAATACAAAGCTGCCCTCATCGCCTTTTCTGCTTCTAACAGAAATAGTAGCCTCCTGCTGCTCTTTCTCCCCAAGGATAATCATATAAGGTACTCTTTCATTTCTTGCTTCTCTAATCTTGTAGCCTATCTTTTCCGCTCTGTCATCAAGCTCAACTCTAATACCTTTATCCTTAAGTACTTTAATTACGCTTTCAGCATAGGAGTTGAACCTATCGGAAATAGGAAGTACCTTAACCTGAACTGGAGCTATCCAAGCTGGGAATTTACCTGCAAAGTGTTCTATCAATATTCCAATAAAGCGTTCAATACTTCCAAATATAACTCTGTGAATTACTATAGGTCTATGCTTTTCTCCATCTCTTCCTATATAGTTTAAATCAAATCTTTGAGGAAGCTGGAAATCTAATTGAATAGTTCCACACTGCCAAGTTCTTCCTAAGCTATCTTCAAGATGAAAGTCTATCTTTGGACCATAGAAAGCGCCATCGCCAGGATTTAATTTAAAAGGCATTCCTATATCCTCAAGCGCTCCTTGAAGTGCTTCCTCAGCCATCTTCCATTCCTCATCAGTTCCCATTGAGTTTTCTGGTCTAGTTGAAAGCTCTACGCTGTACTTAAAGCCAAATCTTCCATAAACCTCATCTATAAGCTTAACTACTCCTTTAATCTCATCCTTAATCTGCTCAGGAAGCATAAATATATGAGCATCATCCTGTGTAAAGGCTCTAACTCTCATTAGTCCATGAAGTGCTCCAGACAGTTCATGTCTGTGAACCCTTCCAAGTTCTCCTGCTCTTATAGGCAAATCTCTATAGGAATGAGTTTCTGATTTATAAACAAGCATTCCCCCTGGACAGTTCATTGGCTTTATTGCATATTCTTCCTCATCTATATTGACAGTGTACATATTTTCCTTATAGTGATACCAATGTCCTGAAGTTTCCCACAGCTGTTTATTTAGTATGATTGGAGTTTCTATTTCAACATAGCCAGCTTTTCTATGAAGCTCTCTCCAGTAATCTATAAGAATATTTTTCAGAACCATTCCCTTAGGTAGGAAAAATGGGAAACCCGGTCCTTCCTCCATAAGTGCAAATAACTTAAGCTCTTTTCCAAGCTTTCTGTGATCTCTTTTTTTAGCTTCTTCAAGCATATTTAAATATTCGTCAAGCTCACTCTTCTTAGCAAAGGCTGTTCCGTATATTCTTTGAAGCATTTTATTTTTTTCGCTGCCTCTCCAATAGGCACCTGCAACTGATAAAAGCTTTATAGCTTTAACCTTGCCAGTTGAAAGCACATGTGGGCCGGCACATAAATCTATAAACTCTCCTTGTCTAAAAAAGCTTAATTCTTCGTCCTCTGGCAAATCATTAATAAGCTCTATTTTATATTTTTCACTACTTTCTTCCATAAGCTTTAAGGCTTCTTCTCTTGAAAGTACGGAGCGTTCAAGCTTCAAGTCCTCTTTAACAATTTTCATCATTTCTTCTTCAATCTTCTCAAGCATCTCAGAAGTAAATGGTTCATCTATATCAAAATCGTAATAGAAACCAGTATCTATTGCAGGTCCTATAGTTAATTGTGCTTCTGGGTATAATCTCTTTACAGCCTGAGCAAGTATATGAGCAGCAGTATGTCTTAACGCTCTTCTTCCATCTTCCTCGTTTGCAGCACTTACAACACTTCCATCTTTTAATATAACCTTTAACATTTTAAACCCTCCTGTATTCCTTTATAGTACGTGTCAATTATTAATTGTCACGCCTCCTGTATTCCTTTATAGTACGTAATAATTATTAATTATTACGCCTCCTGTATTCTTTAATAATACATAACAACTACAAATTGTTAACTTTTTTTATTGTTAACTTTTTATATTTTTATAAATTTATCTTTTTGTAAAATTTGAAAAATAAAAAAACTCGTCTCATGCCTAAACATGGGACGAGTTAACTCGCGGTTCCACCCAAATTACAGGTATAGCAAATAAAGCATTGCCCAAATTTAAAATGCAATCTAAAATAAAAAAACTCCTCCCTAAGCAAGGGACGAGATTATCGCGATTCCACCCAAATTACAGCAAATAAATTACTATCACTGTCACTCAAAACCAATAACGCTGGCAAACGGATAAGCTTATATCCTTATGGGACTTCAGCCTTCAACTCAGAGGTGGTTTTCAATAACACTTATTTTAAGAAGCCTTTCAGCCGGTGGGCTCCTCTCTCTGTTAAACAGTTGTTTATCTACTCTTCCTCTTCACAGTCTTTATTTATTGATATTATATTCCCCTAAAACAATATTGTCAATACTATATTAAAAATTTTCTTAAAATTAGAATTTTGTCATTTCTTATCAATAAATATTTGTACTCCAATTACCTCTTTAAATATTCTACTAACACATGTTTTATGCTAGAATAATATGTAAACACAAATTAAGTAACTTGTTGTTATACAGGAGATGAAGGAATATGCAGCAACCTGATTTCATGAAATTTTCAGATCAACAAAATATATTTTTTAAGGCTATATTTGATAATGCTGCAATAGGAATCGGTATATCAGACTTAAACGGGATACCCATAGACTGTAATAAAGCCTTGCTTGATATGTTAGGTTATACACAAGAAGAAATAATACATCATAGCTTTGCAGAATTTACGCATCCAGAAGATATTGATGAAGATTTAGCATTAATTAAGGATCTTATAGATAATAAAATAAACTCTTATACACTGGAAAAAAGATATATTACAAAGTTTAATAAAATTATTTGGGCCAAGCTTACTGTATCCTTAATTAGAGATGCCTCTAACAATCCTCAATATGTTGTGGCTATGATAGAAAATATAACTGAAGCTAAAAAAGCTATGGAAGAGCTGGAAAAGTCACGAGAAACCGTGTTGGATATAAACGAAAAGCTAAGAAAGCTTAACGAGAAGCTTGAGCACTTATCTCTATGCGATGGCTTAACTGGCTTAAATAACAGACGTTCCTTTGATGAATATTTAGAAAAAGAGTGGAAAAGAAGCTATAGAGAAGGTAAGCCTATATCTTTAATCCTTATAGATATTGATTATTTTAAAAGATATAACGATACTTATGGACATCAATATGGAGATGCTGCCTTAAAAAAGGTGGCTAGTGAAATAGATAATCTACTAATGCGTCCTGGGGATTTTGCAGCCCGCTATGGTGGCGAGGAGTTTGCTGTGATTCTTCCAAATACTGATGAGTCTGGTGCTGAATATATAGCCGAGATTTTAAGAACTGGAATAAAAAGCCTTAAAATTCCTAACAAATCTTCTAAGGTAGATAATTTTATAACTATAAGTTTAGGGGTTACTACTATGATTCCAAGAAAGCATTCAAACCTTAACGAACTTATAGGCAAGGCTGATAAGGCATTGTATATGGCTAAGCAGCAAGGCAGGGACAGGTATAGTGTATATAATATAAACTGCGTTTATTAAGGAATATTGTTAAATCCCTCGCAGTTTGTTATATTTAACAAATACCTGCAATACATATAACAATAAACTAGAATATAGTATGCAATAGTTTTATAGATAGGAGGATTAAATATGTTATCAAGAAATTTAGATAAAGCGAGAGAGGCCTACAAAAATAAAGATATACAGGCTTCTATAAAAGCCCACCAAATTGATATATCAAAAGCTGAGGAAGCTCACAGCTCTGCTGGGCAATACATAAAAAGTCTTATATACGGTGGTCTAGATGGGATTATTACTACCTTTGCTGTAGTTGCAGGAGTTGCTGGTGCAGCTTTATCTCCTGGAGTTGTACTTATATTAGGTTTTGCAAATCTAATTGCAGACGGGCTTTCTATGGCAATCGGCGACTATCTAAGTACAAAAGCTGAGACAGAGTTTCAACAAGCGGAGAGGGTTAGAGAAGCTTGGGAGGTTGAACACTATCCTGAAGGAGAAAAACATGAACTTATGGAGCTTTATATAAATAAGGGCATGGACAAAGAAGATGCAAAAACAGTGGTAGATATAATAGCAAAAAACAAGACTGCTTGGGTTGATATAATGATGGTAGAAGAGTTAGGAATAATTCAAGAGGACGAATCTCCTCTTAAAAACGCTTTAGTCACCTTCTTTTCCTTTATAACCTTTGGTTTTATTCCAGTAGTTACTTACGTAGTTTCTAGATTTATACCTAATATGCCTATAGATACCTTTACACTTTCCTGTATACTGACTTCGCTGACTTTGTTCGCTTTAGGAGCACTAAAGGTTAAAGTTACAGGCAAAAACTGGTTCAAATCTGGGCTTGAAATGCTTATTGTAGGCGGGCTTGCTGCAGGTGCTGCTTATGGCGTGGGTATACTTCTTGGCGGAATTGCATAAATAAATATATAACAAAATGGACTGGTTCATTAGAATTTATCTTCTATATGCCCAGTCTATTTTCATATATAATAGACTATTCCTTTGTATCTATAAATGGCCTTAGTAAGCTGCTTGCTAATTTAAACAAATCGAACTCAGTGTCATCGCTAAATATCTTACTTGCAAGCTTTGTGTTTAGCATCTTAACCATCATATCTAATTTATCATTATCTAGCTTTTCAAGAGCTCTTCTAATAGTTAAAGAATTTTCGTAGGATATTTTTAAAGGTTCTACTAATTTTTCATAATCTCCTATTCCACATATATCAAGTGCTGCATAAATTCCCGTCAGTATTGCAACAAATTGTCCCAATCCGTACGCCGGCATGATGCAGCCAAAGTTATTACCAACAAAATATGTATTTCCTATCTTAGCCTTATTGCATATGCCCAGCAAATAATGCTCTATTTCAAAGCTGTCAACTATATCTAATTCTTGACCTAAGTCTTCTTGAGCTCTCCTATAGAATTTTTCCCATAGTATCTCTATATTTTTATCCTTTGTTTCATCATAGTAAGGATAACCGATGGATATATTTGCTTCTCGCCCTGAAAGAGGTATTAAATATGAATATCCCATAGGTGAAAAATCATTATTATACCAGGAGGCGATACGACCAGTATTAAAGCTTCCTCTCACAATAGCACCTTTAAGATTTACTTTTAGATCAATCCTAAAGTTATTTAACTTTTCAGCATATGCAGCATCACCTGTTGCAAGGACTACATGAGAATACTCTTTTACTAGTTCTTCATATTTATATTCAGAGTTATAAACAATCTTAGTTTTCACTCGCTTTGCAAGCTGATTATCAAATGAATCCTGATGCCTTCCTCTATAATTTGTATAGCCTAATTCCCCTCTAAGTATTGTTTTTTCATTAGGAGAATAGAGAGTTATCTCTCTTATCCTGTTTATAGGCTCAAGTTCAATACTATACTTTTCTTTTAAAAAATCCAAACTGTTGTTAATCGGTCTATCAGAAATATTGAAAATAGCTTCACCATTAATAAACCTATCTCCAGGCATCCTTCTTTTTTCAACAATAACAGGTTCTATTCCGTTCTGCTCCAAGGTAACTGCGCAGGTCAGTCCAGCTAATCCAGCTCCCATTATAGCAACCTTCATTCTAATTCTTCCCTTCATGTTTTGCTATTTAGTATTATTAGCAAAACATAGTTATACTATGATTAATGTTTATAAAAGACAACCTAATTTTTAAAAGCAAAAATTAAGAGAACAAAATCTATCCTCTTAATTATAATAATTATATTATTTTTTATCGCCTTTAATTGCTATTCTTAAGGTAACAGCTAAGCCGCCCCACAAGAATAATGCACCAAATAGAAAAAATGCTATTGCAGTAGGTGTCATATTAATCCACCTCCCCTACTGTATTTATAGGAGCAATAAAATCTCTTTCTCCTAAGCGTCTCCTACTTAATAGCAGAGAACCTCCTATTCCTATTATGATAACACTCCAACCAAATACTAAAAGTGCAGTTCTTGAATAATCTCCATAAGGCTTTTGTATCTCATTTATTATATTTTGAACAAGCATGAAGGTTAAGATAACAGGAGTAACAAACTTAATCATAACATCCCACCACTTTCCTATAGTGAAATAGGACATGGAGTTTGTATGATTTCTAATCTTTTCTGTACCATAGAACCACCCAATGGCAACAGCTTCAAGAAGACCAACAACAACTATTCCATAGGAATTAACAAAGTTATCAATGATATCTAAGAAGTACAAGCCAGCTCCTGTCGCATAGAGCACGCTTATTAGATAACCTACTATGGCTCCAATAGTCACCATTTTCTTTCTGTTCATTCCTGTTTTATCTATCACTGCAGCTGAGAACGCCTCAACAAGAGAAACTGATGAAGTTAAGCCTGCGAAAACTAAACACGCGAAGAATAGTATTCCAAATACCGTTCCTAAAGAACCCATCAAACCAAACACCTTAGGGAAAGCTACAAAGGCAAGCCCTATACCTTGCGTTGCTACTTGATCTATAGGTATGTTTTGACTGCTTGCCATAAAGCCTAAAATACCAAATACTCCTATAGCAGCTAAGAATTCAAAACCACAATTTGCAAAAGCAGTCATGAAAGCACTGTTGTTTATATCTGTTTTCTCTGGAAGATAGCTTGAATAAGTCATCATAACTCCCATTGCCAAGCTTAAGGAGAAGAAAACTTGACCGTAAGCAGCAATCCAAACCTTTGGTTTCATAACCATAGACCAATCAGGTGTGAAAAGCTTATTTAATCCTAGGCTTGCTCCCGGAAGAGTTACACCTCTAATAACTATAATAATCATAATACCGATAAGTGTTGGTAATAATACCTTGTTTAACTTTTCTATTCCACCTGATACACCTTTAAAGCATATAAACCAATTGACTAACCAAATTACTGTTATCCCAATAAATACCATCCAATTTATTCCACCAATATTAAAAGGTCCATCTGATAGTTTTAAGAAAGTTTTAAAGAAGTATGCATTCGGATCTGCTCCCCAGGCTTGATTAACGCTTTTAAACATATAAATTGTAGCCCAGCTTAGTATTAAAGAATAGTATGTTAAAATTATGAAGGAATTTATGCTAGGCCACCAGCCAAGCCATTCAAACTTTTTGTTTGCTCTAGACATTGCAATAGGTGTTGAGCCTTTAAACTTATGTCCCATTCCATACTCAAGTATCATTAGAGGTATACCAGCTGTTATGATAGCAAAGAAATATGGTATTAGAAATGCTCCCCCACCATTAGAGTATAGAAGATAAGGATATCTCCATATGTTTCCGAGGCCAACTGCCGAGCCTACCGCTGCAAGAATAAATCCCATTTTTGATCCCCACTGGTCTCTTTTTTGTTCCAT
The genomic region above belongs to Clostridium swellfunianum and contains:
- a CDS encoding glycerate kinase family protein gives rise to the protein MKKDFVIVLAPDSFKESMTAKEACEAMEKGIKKASSSITCIHVPMADGGEGTMQSLVDATEGKVYSLKVVGPLGNEVEAKYGILGDGETGILEMASASGIHLVPPEIRNPLITTTYGTGQLIKACLDHGVKKLLIGIGGSATNDGGVGVVQALGGMLLDKEGKEIGFGGGELGKVAKIDLSSFDARLKEVSIEVACDVTNPLCGEKGASRVFGPQKGATPEMVEALDNNLSHYASVIKEQLGKDVLETPGAGAAGGLGAGLMAFLNGTLKKGIDMVIEYSKLEEKVQAADMVWTGEGSIDFQTQYGKTPLGVAIVAKKYNKPVIALAGRIGEGIEPVYEKGIDAIFGIMKGVSPIEEALAKGPENIEKTAENIIRLINIL
- a CDS encoding DUF1648 domain-containing protein, with the translated sequence MYNVNGYKNPKLKIPFTRLEKLIEIVAALGIIINVILPAVYWSKLPVRFATHFNIEGNPDGWGGRGTLLPIPIILMILYSLLSLLEKYPEIYSYAREITEKNVEAQYKNARKMIIFLKAELVYLFVYLQWSIIQGAFNNHFPMGPAFIFVELSVIFGTIAYFIYKSIKLK
- a CDS encoding CD3324 family protein; this encodes MQYKNGKEILPAELLKELQKYIQGELVYIPTLDTERKGWGENNGTRESIKKRNAEIYRFYKEGFTVYELVSKYNLSEDSIRKIICKLNKDMNRHSFEGEVAVI
- the thrS gene encoding threonine--tRNA ligase, coding for MLKVILKDGSVVSAANEEDGRRALRHTAAHILAQAVKRLYPEAQLTIGPAIDTGFYYDFDIDEPFTSEMLEKIEEEMMKIVKEDLKLERSVLSREEALKLMEESSEKYKIELINDLPEDEELSFFRQGEFIDLCAGPHVLSTGKVKAIKLLSVAGAYWRGSEKNKMLQRIYGTAFAKKSELDEYLNMLEEAKKRDHRKLGKELKLFALMEEGPGFPFFLPKGMVLKNILIDYWRELHRKAGYVEIETPIILNKQLWETSGHWYHYKENMYTVNIDEEEYAIKPMNCPGGMLVYKSETHSYRDLPIRAGELGRVHRHELSGALHGLMRVRAFTQDDAHIFMLPEQIKDEIKGVVKLIDEVYGRFGFKYSVELSTRPENSMGTDEEWKMAEEALQGALEDIGMPFKLNPGDGAFYGPKIDFHLEDSLGRTWQCGTIQLDFQLPQRFDLNYIGRDGEKHRPIVIHRVIFGSIERFIGILIEHFAGKFPAWIAPVQVKVLPISDRFNSYAESVIKVLKDKGIRVELDDRAEKIGYKIREARNERVPYMIILGEKEQQEATISVRSRKGDEGSFVLYEFISKIREEIENKTL
- a CDS encoding sensor domain-containing diguanylate cyclase, which codes for MQQPDFMKFSDQQNIFFKAIFDNAAIGIGISDLNGIPIDCNKALLDMLGYTQEEIIHHSFAEFTHPEDIDEDLALIKDLIDNKINSYTLEKRYITKFNKIIWAKLTVSLIRDASNNPQYVVAMIENITEAKKAMEELEKSRETVLDINEKLRKLNEKLEHLSLCDGLTGLNNRRSFDEYLEKEWKRSYREGKPISLILIDIDYFKRYNDTYGHQYGDAALKKVASEIDNLLMRPGDFAARYGGEEFAVILPNTDESGAEYIAEILRTGIKSLKIPNKSSKVDNFITISLGVTTMIPRKHSNLNELIGKADKALYMAKQQGRDRYSVYNINCVY
- a CDS encoding VIT1/CCC1 transporter family protein, encoding MLSRNLDKAREAYKNKDIQASIKAHQIDISKAEEAHSSAGQYIKSLIYGGLDGIITTFAVVAGVAGAALSPGVVLILGFANLIADGLSMAIGDYLSTKAETEFQQAERVREAWEVEHYPEGEKHELMELYINKGMDKEDAKTVVDIIAKNKTAWVDIMMVEELGIIQEDESPLKNALVTFFSFITFGFIPVVTYVVSRFIPNMPIDTFTLSCILTSLTLFALGALKVKVTGKNWFKSGLEMLIVGGLAAGAAYGVGILLGGIA
- a CDS encoding NAD(P)/FAD-dependent oxidoreductase — protein: MKVAIMGAGLAGLTCAVTLEQNGIEPVIVEKRRMPGDRFINGEAIFNISDRPINNSLDFLKEKYSIELEPINRIREITLYSPNEKTILRGELGYTNYRGRHQDSFDNQLAKRVKTKIVYNSEYKYEELVKEYSHVVLATGDAAYAEKLNNFRIDLKVNLKGAIVRGSFNTGRIASWYNNDFSPMGYSYLIPLSGREANISIGYPYYDETKDKNIEILWEKFYRRAQEDLGQELDIVDSFEIEHYLLGICNKAKIGNTYFVGNNFGCIMPAYGLGQFVAILTGIYAALDICGIGDYEKLVEPLKISYENSLTIRRALEKLDNDKLDMMVKMLNTKLASKIFSDDTEFDLFKLASSLLRPFIDTKE
- a CDS encoding MetS family NSS transporter small subunit, which translates into the protein MTPTAIAFFLFGALFLWGGLAVTLRIAIKGDKK
- a CDS encoding sodium-dependent transporter; the encoded protein is MEQKRDQWGSKMGFILAAVGSAVGLGNIWRYPYLLYSNGGGAFLIPYFFAIITAGIPLMILEYGMGHKFKGSTPIAMSRANKKFEWLGWWPSINSFIILTYYSLILSWATIYMFKSVNQAWGADPNAYFFKTFLKLSDGPFNIGGINWMVFIGITVIWLVNWFICFKGVSGGIEKLNKVLLPTLIGIMIIIVIRGVTLPGASLGLNKLFTPDWSMVMKPKVWIAAYGQVFFSLSLAMGVMMTYSSYLPEKTDINNSAFMTAFANCGFEFLAAIGVFGILGFMASSQNIPIDQVATQGIGLAFVAFPKVFGLMGSLGTVFGILFFACLVFAGLTSSVSLVEAFSAAVIDKTGMNRKKMVTIGAIVGYLISVLYATGAGLYFLDIIDNFVNSYGIVVVGLLEAVAIGWFYGTEKIRNHTNSMSYFTIGKWWDVMIKFVTPVILTFMLVQNIINEIQKPYGDYSRTALLVFGWSVIIIGIGGSLLLSRRRLGERDFIAPINTVGEVD